One genomic region from Anopheles bellator chromosome 2, idAnoBellAS_SP24_06.2, whole genome shotgun sequence encodes:
- the LOC131212471 gene encoding uncharacterized protein LOC131212471, translating into MSANMLEILITMVIPSVAICFVLVITFANIYLNIRRRFPAKVNCWFCNRDTCVPYDESNSFVCPTCTQYNGFTADGDYNREIPEQYQAKLNRDYCVTPLGNITDDDKWGNAKGFAASSTQYNGLCFGCNRNQELKMHQLASFVPEDESNYDFEVEEYRKQLEQAYKLCGRCERVLKRTLNDVKRNILGSKLAQIGSKGLSVLDMHMRASTKQIARMKRQRWARFCVYAVTLLLVIKLPQEFADAGWHLVDLIQLCPAPLLTGLTVALSYMLTMRQVVQQQFTKLLTEPAIQQTTERMDALGRELMQKYAPELMSTSSKCFDTLGEHVSNEQRTHLLLNVAIMALAALLVSLGSQRMAIRQITIIVLGVVDCVLKYNYQRMDTGLYFSLAALGLSVSCLGQQSIRGDVAGGDLNSSFHKIYSQQCSESDYSDVDTTYSENHSMRNCVQGGKISPNQRTVTLREVADLSHKSLDTTKSLSPSAYSLSPTNAFFFPDYRNSGSHSPSVRAQPSDKVSGSLFNIPDGARHESAEANSVFNRSTVATASSLLKTPSFSVDDFSRTAQLIGNRREPELGFRGVPNPFHRSMSTIRRKEPCDDPLIEDDIDRLSISGRASLNTSRTSNNPFAQFDVDTGPLSVVRRRRIAQPLEPFPTVSEESIWPKRTPTGNASSVLGGQTHMSRTSSQSSGFESQSATRRNTPTEVEPLAVGTGPEVVHEPATVPSPSPVPSSASVLQRNHQPASPWYGARVSLPMTSPPQHHHRSLFSEQSLFKNAFQQPQSGAPNGLFFPRLSLAGAGGPGSTTSSNASSASHVNMRHIFPPQQSQTPSYHYQHQLGAGGRLPDAGFP; encoded by the exons ATGAGTGCGAATATGCTTGAGATACTCATCACAATGGTGATACCGTCGGTGGCGATCTGTTTCGTGCTGGTGATCACGTTTGCCAATATATATCTGAATATCAG ACGACGCTTTCCGGCAAAGGTCAATTGCTGGTTTTGTAACCGCGACACATGCGTGCCGTACGATGAGTCAAATTCATTCGTATGTCCGACATGCACACAGTACAATGGGTTCACTGCCGACGGAGACTACAATCGCGAAATACCGGAACAGTACCAGGCGAAGTTGAACAGGGATTACTGCGTCACCCCGCTAGGCAACATAACGGACGACGACAAGTGGGGCAACGCTAAAGGGTTCGCCGCATCGTCCACCCAGTATAACGGCCTGTGCTTCGGGTGCAACCGCAATCAGGAGTTGAAGATGCACCAACTGGCCTCGTTCGTGCCAGAGGATGAATCAAACTACGACTTCGAGGTGGAGGAATACAG AAAACAACTGGAACAGGCCTACAAGCTCTGCGGACGCTGTGAACGCGTTCTCAAGCGCACCCTGAACGACGTGAAGCGGAACATTCTCGGTTCGAAGCTGGCCCAAATCGGAAGCAAAGGTCTTTCGGTGCTCGATATGCATATGCGCGCCTCTACAAAGCAGATCGCGCGCATGAAACGACAACGGTGGGCTCGGTTTTGTGTGTACGCCgttacgctgctgctggtgataaAGCTGCCACAAGAATTCGCTGATGCTGGCTGGCACTTGGTCGATCTGATACAGCTCTGTCCGGCTCCGCTGCTCACTGGGTTGACTGTGGCACTGTCCTACATGCTGACCATGCGACAAGTGGTACAACAACAGTTTACAAAGCTACTAACCGAACCGGCCATCCAGCAGACGACCGAGCGTATGGACGCGTTGGGCCGGGAACTGATGCAAAAGTACGCACCCGAGTTAATGTCAACCTCTAGCAAGTGCTTCGACACACTCGGGGAGCACGTATCGAACGAGCAACGGACCCACCTTCTGCTCAATGTTGCAATAATGGCCCTAGCTGCGCTGCTAGTCTCACTCGGTAGCCAAAGGATGGCCATCAGACAGATTACTATCATCGTGCTGGGAGTGGTAGACTGCGTTCTGAAGTACAACTATCAACGGATGGACACAGGCTTATACTTTAGCCTCGCGGCGCTCGGGCTGTCGGTTAGCTGCCTCGGTCAACAGTCCATTCGTGGCGATGTGGCCGGAGGTGATCTAAACTCGAGCTTCCATAAAATTTACTCGCAACAGTGCAGTGAAAGCGACTACTCCGACGTCGATACCACATACAGTGAGAACCACTCGATGAGGAACTGTGTCCAGGGTGGCAAAATCTCGCCGAACCAGCGTACCGTCACGCTACGTGAGGTGGCCGATCTCAGTCATAAGTCGCTCGACACCACGAAATCGTTAAGTCCGTCGGCTTATTCACTGTCACCAACGAATGCATTCTTTTTCCCCGACTATCGTAATAGCGGGAGCCACTCTCCATCCGTTCGCGCGCAACCGAGCGATAAAGTTAGTGGCTCATTGTTCAATATTCCCGACGGGGCGCGGCACGAATCGGCAGAGGCAAACTCCGTGTTCAATCGGTCTACCGTGGCTACTGCTAGTTCCCTACTAAAAACGCCCTCCTTTTCGGTGGACGATTTTTCCCGAACTGCACAGCTCATTGGCAACCGTCGTGAGCCGGAACTCGGGTTCCGCGGCGTACCGAATCCGTTTCATCGCTCGATGAGCACCATCCGCCGGAAGGAGCCGTGTGACGATCCATTGATCGAAGACGACATCGATCGGTTGTCGATTAGTGGCCGTGCATCGCTTAACACTTCGCGAACCAGTAACAATCCGTTCGCACAGTTTGACGTCGACACCGGCCCTCTGTCTGTCGTCCGTCGGAGGCGCATTGCGCAACCTTTGGAGCCGTTTCCAACAGTCAGCGAAGAATCGATATGGCCGAAGCGTACGCCGACCGGAAATGCCAGCAGTGTCCTCGGAGGACAGACTCACATGTCCCGTACTTCATCACAAAGTTCCGGGTTCGAATCGCAGAGTGCCACTCGGCGAAACACGCCAACCGAGGTCGAACCACTGGCGGTTGGTACAGGCCCTGAAGTGGTCCACGAACCTGCGACAGTTCCATCACCATCTCCAGTCCCTTCCTCGGCTTCCGTTCTACAGCGGAACCACCAACCAGCTAGTCCCTGGTACGGGGCCCGAGTAAGCTTACCAATGACCTCGCcgccccagcaccaccaccggtcacTGTTCAGCGAACAGAGTCTATTCAAAAATGCCTTCCAACAGCCACAATCCGGAGCACCGAATGGATTGTTTTTCCCGCGCCTAAGCCTTGCCGGCGCCGGAGGTCCGGGTTCGACTACTAGTTCCAATGCCTCCTCAGCTTCCCATGTCAATATgagacacatttttccaccccaaCAATCGCAAACACCATCCTATCACTATCAGCATCAgcttggtgctggtggccgcctGCCCGACGCTGGGTTCCCATAA